One segment of Zonotrichia albicollis isolate bZonAlb1 chromosome 4, bZonAlb1.hap1, whole genome shotgun sequence DNA contains the following:
- the PHLDA1 gene encoding pleckstrin homology-like domain family A member 1, whose protein sequence is MLESGCKAVKEGMLEKRSDGLLQLWKKKRCILTEEGLLLIPPKHPPPPQQQQQPAEPAAKIKELHFSNMKTVDCVERKGKYVYFTVVMAEGKEIDFRCAQEQGWNAAITLQMVQYKNRQAILAVRSTRQKQQHLAAPHGSRLRGASNSA, encoded by the coding sequence ATGCTGGAGAGCGGCTGTAAGGCGGTGAAGGAGGGCATGCTGGAGAAGAGGAGCGacgggctgctgcagctctggaagAAGAAGCGCTGTATCCTCACCGaggaggggctgctcctcatccCCCCCAAGCACCCCCCgccgccgcagcagcagcagcagccggccGAGCCGGCGGCCAAGATTAAGGAGCTTCACTTCTCCAACATGAAGACGGTGGACTGCGTGGAGCGGAAGGGCAAGTACGTGTACTTCACGGTGGTGATGGCCGAGGGGAAGGAGATCGACTTTCGGTGcgcccaggagcagggctggaacgCGGCGATCACGCTGCAGATGGTGCAGTACAAGAACCGCCAGGCCATCCTGGCCGTGCGCTCCACCcggcagaagcagcagcatctgGCGGCGCCCCACGGGTCGCGGCTCCGCGGCGCCTCCAACTCCGCCTAG